A single region of the Candidatus Zixiibacteriota bacterium genome encodes:
- a CDS encoding 3-oxoacyl-ACP reductase family protein, with protein sequence MIDGLKDKVAIVTGGGHGIGRAYCLGFGRAGARVVVADIDGPAATRVAKEVGGETGASAVAVTVDVSDEGSTQAMARRALEEFGRIDILVNNAAVFATIPMNRGGIESIDPAEWDRMMAVNLKGLFFCCRAVLPAMRKQKAGKIINISSGTALNGSPGRIHYVASKAGVIGFTRTLAREVGDDNINVNAVAPGSTLSEENPTEEIIKYRQARLGDRALKRVQVPQDLVGTVLFLASPLSDFMTGQTLSVDGGVVFL encoded by the coding sequence ATGATCGACGGGCTCAAGGACAAGGTTGCGATCGTCACCGGCGGCGGGCACGGCATCGGGCGGGCCTACTGTCTCGGCTTCGGCCGTGCGGGGGCGCGGGTGGTGGTGGCGGACATCGACGGCCCGGCCGCGACCAGGGTCGCAAAGGAGGTCGGCGGCGAAACCGGAGCGTCGGCGGTCGCGGTCACGGTCGACGTCTCCGACGAAGGCTCGACGCAGGCGATGGCGCGCAGGGCCCTGGAGGAATTCGGCCGCATCGACATCCTGGTCAACAACGCCGCTGTCTTCGCGACGATTCCGATGAACCGCGGCGGCATCGAGTCGATCGATCCCGCCGAGTGGGACCGCATGATGGCCGTCAATCTGAAAGGGCTGTTTTTCTGCTGCCGCGCCGTGCTCCCCGCGATGCGGAAGCAGAAAGCGGGCAAGATCATCAACATCTCCTCCGGCACCGCTCTGAACGGCAGCCCGGGCAGGATCCACTACGTGGCTTCCAAGGCCGGCGTGATCGGCTTTACCCGCACGCTCGCCCGCGAGGTCGGCGACGACAACATCAACGTTAACGCGGTGGCTCCGGGATCGACGCTGTCCGAGGAAAATCCGACCGAGGAGATCATCAAGTACCGTCAGGCCCGTTTGGGCGACCGCGCCCTGAAGCGCGTGCAGGTGCCGCAGGATCTGGTCGGCACGGTCCTGTTCCTGGCCTCGCCGCTCAGCGACTTCATGACCGGCCAGACGCTCTCGGTCGACGGCGGAGTCGTGTTCCTGTAA
- a CDS encoding alpha/beta hydrolase — protein MPYEHRTVFVGDIKTHFLEAGSGQPLVLLHGGEYGASAEITWRANIDFLARRFRVIAPDMLGWGGTDKIYSFSDPAGFRIRHLKRLLETLGVEGAFFVGSSSGGGTILRAAVMEPPPFQILKMVTICGNASVFKTNFQADLENYVPSLENMRKIVALLYHDPKWQTPENVEERYQSSIVPGAWEALSAARLRSPVHQPRSTVEEFVRSLSRLRTPLLIMSCEHDPLNQPDWDVRFQEIVPGSKVHRFRNSAHEPQIEETEEFHRVLLDFLEG, from the coding sequence ATGCCTTACGAGCACCGCACGGTTTTCGTCGGCGACATCAAGACTCATTTCCTCGAGGCGGGAAGCGGCCAGCCGCTCGTGCTCCTCCACGGCGGGGAGTACGGCGCCTCCGCCGAGATCACGTGGCGCGCCAACATCGATTTCCTCGCGCGCCGCTTTCGCGTGATCGCCCCGGACATGCTCGGCTGGGGCGGGACCGACAAGATCTACAGCTTTTCCGATCCGGCGGGTTTTCGCATCAGGCATCTCAAGCGGCTTCTCGAGACCCTCGGGGTCGAGGGGGCGTTCTTCGTCGGCAGCTCGAGCGGCGGGGGAACGATTCTGCGCGCCGCGGTCATGGAGCCGCCACCCTTCCAGATCCTGAAAATGGTCACGATCTGCGGCAACGCCAGCGTCTTCAAGACCAACTTCCAGGCGGACCTGGAGAACTACGTCCCGTCGCTCGAGAACATGAGGAAGATCGTCGCCCTGCTCTACCACGACCCGAAATGGCAGACTCCGGAGAACGTCGAGGAGCGGTACCAAAGCTCCATCGTCCCCGGGGCGTGGGAGGCGCTCTCCGCGGCGCGGCTCCGAAGCCCCGTGCATCAGCCGCGCTCGACCGTGGAAGAGTTCGTGCGCAGCCTTTCCCGGCTGCGGACCCCGCTCCTGATCATGTCCTGCGAGCACGACCCGCTCAACCAGCCGGACTGGGACGTGCGCTTCCAGGAGATCGTTCCCGGGTCGAAAGTGCACCGGTTCAGGAACTCCGCGCACGAGCCCCAGATCGAGGAGACCGAGGAGTTCCACCGCGTGCTGCTCGATTTCCTGGAGGGATAG
- the nbaC gene encoding 3-hydroxyanthranilate 3,4-dioxygenase, with protein sequence MDLLSPVHLKRWVAENRALFDPPARTNRVLAHYSDFIVMILRGPNTRLDFHVESGEEFFYQIEGDIELHLKPSGRAREVVTIREGEVFLCPSGLAHSPRRPDNTWGLVIERKRRDDESERFQWFCERCDEEVLAETVTQGNIAAQVSRIYQAFNADPRVRTCKKCGWVFPQTPMAERLGFLDPKR encoded by the coding sequence ATGGATCTTCTTTCGCCGGTCCATCTCAAGCGCTGGGTGGCGGAGAACCGCGCGCTCTTCGATCCGCCGGCCAGGACCAACCGCGTCCTGGCGCATTATAGCGACTTCATCGTGATGATCCTCAGGGGGCCGAACACGCGGCTCGACTTCCACGTCGAATCCGGGGAGGAGTTCTTCTACCAGATCGAAGGAGACATCGAGCTGCACCTCAAGCCCTCCGGCCGGGCGCGGGAAGTCGTCACGATCCGGGAGGGAGAGGTCTTTTTGTGCCCGTCCGGCCTGGCCCACTCGCCCCGGCGCCCGGACAACACCTGGGGCCTCGTCATCGAGCGCAAGCGGCGAGACGACGAAAGCGAACGCTTCCAGTGGTTCTGCGAGCGCTGCGACGAGGAGGTCCTCGCCGAAACCGTAACGCAAGGGAATATCGCGGCGCAGGTCTCCCGCATCTACCAGGCCTTCAACGCCGACCCCCGGGTGAGGACCTGCAAGAAGTGCGGTTGGGTCTTTCCGCAGACGCCGATGGCGGAGCGCCTGGGTTTCCTGGATCCGAAACGCTGA
- a CDS encoding iron-containing redox enzyme family protein, with translation MSAQALSNGRPLPPKEFCQLLINEVKQGHARLHHPFYLALYDGKLPLEAIRVWAREAWGIFACNVAINTAKLVRCQLSGIHDPEIHKKFVDVIHSEVGYQYFEGSPRPVPGHRALFLRFGESIGIPAAELERREREEDFLPTTVLARTGWLDIALRSPHILEQVASTNCCNEFSNQLTGGRFFRAFKNHYGLAERDIEFFAEHGEADTGHSNIGYELVERFATTHELQVRVLRALRKGLGIWWALTDGVARECEKLAR, from the coding sequence ATGTCCGCACAGGCGTTATCGAACGGCAGGCCACTGCCTCCGAAGGAGTTCTGCCAGCTCCTGATCAACGAGGTCAAGCAGGGCCACGCCCGGCTGCACCATCCTTTCTACCTGGCTCTCTACGACGGCAAGCTTCCCCTGGAGGCGATCCGCGTGTGGGCCAGGGAGGCCTGGGGGATATTTGCTTGCAACGTTGCGATCAACACGGCGAAGCTCGTCCGCTGCCAGCTTTCCGGCATTCACGATCCGGAGATTCACAAGAAGTTCGTCGACGTCATCCATTCCGAAGTCGGTTATCAGTACTTCGAGGGGAGCCCGCGTCCGGTTCCCGGCCATCGGGCGCTGTTCCTGCGTTTCGGCGAGAGCATCGGCATCCCGGCCGCCGAGCTGGAGCGCCGCGAGCGGGAAGAGGACTTCCTGCCGACGACGGTCCTGGCGCGGACGGGCTGGCTCGACATCGCGCTCAGGAGCCCGCATATCCTCGAGCAGGTGGCCTCGACCAACTGCTGCAACGAATTCTCCAACCAGCTGACCGGCGGCCGTTTCTTCCGCGCCTTCAAGAACCACTACGGTCTCGCGGAGCGCGACATCGAGTTCTTCGCCGAGCACGGCGAGGCGGACACCGGGCACAGCAACATAGGCTACGAGCTGGTGGAGCGCTTCGCGACCACCCACGAGCTCCAGGTCCGGGTGCTGAGGGCGCTGCGCAAGGGCCTCGGGATCTGGTGGGCTCTTACCGACGGAGTGGCCCGCGAGTGCGAGAAACTCGCTCGCTGA
- a CDS encoding VOC family protein, producing the protein MGVKGATLGHIVFNVRDLKRSERFYRAVLGMKVSARNRRTRMTFLSFGREHHDIALMELPPGASHPAGGGVPKLHHFCIYVKSPGEVDALEPLLRRRKVAIVSGPEDLEVAGNRSIAFLDPDGNRVEVACNAHKFGFDRRKNRS; encoded by the coding sequence ATGGGGGTGAAGGGCGCGACGCTGGGGCACATCGTTTTCAACGTGCGCGACCTCAAGCGGTCCGAGCGGTTTTATCGAGCGGTGCTCGGCATGAAGGTTTCCGCCCGCAACCGGCGCACCCGGATGACGTTTCTGAGCTTCGGGCGCGAGCATCACGACATCGCCTTGATGGAGCTGCCGCCGGGAGCCAGCCACCCGGCGGGTGGGGGAGTGCCCAAGCTGCACCACTTCTGCATCTACGTGAAGAGTCCGGGGGAGGTGGACGCCCTGGAGCCCCTTCTCAGGAGGCGTAAGGTCGCCATCGTGAGCGGGCCCGAGGACCTGGAGGTGGCGGGCAACCGCTCAATCGCGTTTCTCGACCCGGACGGCAACCGCGTCGAGGTTGCCTGCAACGCTCACAAGTTCGGGTTCGACAGGAGGAAAAATCGATCGTGA
- a CDS encoding class I SAM-dependent methyltransferase, protein MKHASALAWTLAVLLLPLPAASQDPIPFVPSPMIVVERMLELAEVKKDDVVYDLGSGDGRILITAAKKYGARGVGIDMNPDLVREATRKAKEAGVGHLVEFRAGDALAVDLSEATVVTLYMFKWFNNAIRPKLQKLRPGARVVAHDFDIDDWPPTRVVYVNPGDDPSGELYDSRTLFLWKIGATPPAVP, encoded by the coding sequence ATGAAGCACGCTTCGGCTCTGGCCTGGACGCTCGCGGTCCTGCTGCTGCCGCTCCCCGCGGCCTCCCAGGATCCCATTCCCTTCGTTCCCTCGCCGATGATCGTGGTCGAGAGGATGCTCGAGCTCGCCGAGGTCAAGAAGGACGACGTGGTATACGATCTGGGAAGCGGAGACGGCCGCATCCTGATCACGGCGGCGAAGAAATACGGCGCGCGCGGCGTGGGAATCGACATGAACCCCGACCTGGTCCGGGAGGCGACTCGCAAGGCGAAAGAAGCAGGCGTGGGCCACCTGGTGGAGTTTCGCGCCGGCGACGCTCTGGCTGTCGATCTGTCGGAGGCGACCGTGGTGACGCTGTACATGTTCAAATGGTTCAACAACGCGATACGACCCAAGCTGCAGAAGCTCCGGCCGGGCGCAAGGGTCGTCGCGCACGATTTCGACATCGACGACTGGCCGCCGACCCGGGTGGTTTACGTCAATCCGGGCGACGATCCTTCCGGGGAGCTGTACGACTCGCGCACGCTTTTTCTGTGGAAGATCGGCGCAACGCCTCCGGCGGTCCCCTGA
- a CDS encoding iron-containing redox enzyme family protein, producing MADLDRLKSELDHMANAQFESPEFRRLFSVRLTPERARFYIIHNALYTKNRRDCWGFVLGAAPLDVKKLIWKHEEDELISDRREGLDHYTLVVRQAASVGVSAEEIERAEPIPGARAAHYAWLFLAKDRPWLQAFTSSTMLERRNNGRIVKGGGLSARIARKWVEELGIPLEEAPSSKVHSVADVEHSDMMWGVFEKHARTDEAQREVLAAARECMEIDRAYRGALAAAMEAIG from the coding sequence ATGGCGGATCTCGACCGGCTGAAAAGCGAGCTCGATCACATGGCGAACGCTCAATTCGAGAGCCCGGAGTTCCGGCGCCTCTTCTCGGTCCGGCTCACGCCGGAGCGGGCGCGCTTTTACATCATCCACAACGCGCTCTACACGAAGAATCGCAGGGACTGCTGGGGCTTCGTTCTCGGCGCGGCCCCGCTCGACGTGAAAAAGCTGATCTGGAAGCACGAGGAGGACGAGCTCATCAGCGACCGGCGCGAAGGGCTCGACCACTACACGCTGGTCGTGCGTCAGGCGGCGAGCGTCGGCGTCAGCGCGGAGGAAATCGAGCGGGCCGAGCCGATTCCGGGCGCGCGCGCCGCGCATTACGCCTGGCTGTTTCTGGCGAAGGACCGCCCCTGGCTTCAGGCTTTCACCAGCTCCACGATGCTCGAGAGGCGGAACAACGGGCGGATCGTCAAGGGCGGCGGCCTTTCGGCGCGCATCGCGCGGAAGTGGGTCGAGGAGCTGGGAATCCCTCTGGAAGAGGCGCCGTCCTCGAAAGTGCACTCGGTCGCGGACGTGGAGCACTCCGACATGATGTGGGGGGTGTTCGAGAAGCACGCGCGGACCGACGAAGCGCAGCGCGAGGTGCTGGCAGCCGCCCGCGAATGCATGGAGATCGATCGCGCCTACCGCGGCGCGCTCGCCGCCGCGATGGAGGCGATCGGTTGA
- a CDS encoding class I SAM-dependent methyltransferase, whose amino-acid sequence MSTKAHWERLYENTAPEKLGWYEPHLQTSLGWIRELGLDSSAPIIDVGGGASTLVDDLRQASYSAVTVVDLSAKALALAKARLGERADAVTWLEGDITAMDLPAGYYALWHDRAVFHCLTHPDAAPVCSGLPVRRYGADELKGEMGSELELERHVREVHRTPAGVAQSYLYCLFGREG is encoded by the coding sequence ATGAGCACGAAAGCGCACTGGGAACGCCTCTACGAGAATACGGCGCCGGAAAAGCTCGGCTGGTATGAGCCGCATCTGCAGACCTCGCTCGGCTGGATCCGAGAGCTGGGCCTCGATTCTTCCGCCCCCATCATCGACGTCGGCGGCGGCGCCTCGACGCTCGTCGACGATCTGCGGCAAGCCAGCTACAGCGCCGTCACGGTCGTCGATCTGTCGGCGAAAGCGCTCGCCCTGGCGAAAGCCCGGCTGGGAGAGAGGGCCGACGCGGTTACATGGCTGGAGGGCGACATTACGGCGATGGACCTGCCGGCCGGCTATTACGCGCTGTGGCACGACCGGGCCGTGTTCCACTGTCTCACCCACCCGGATGCGGCGCCCGTTTGCAGCGGCCTGCCGGTGCGGCGTTACGGGGCGGACGAGCTGAAAGGAGAAATGGGCTCCGAACTCGAGCTCGAGCGCCACGTTCGGGAGGTTCACCGCACGCCCGCCGGGGTCGCGCAAAGCTATCTCTACTGCCTGTTCGGGCGGGAGGGCTGA
- the grdA gene encoding glycine/sarcosine/betaine reductase complex selenoprotein A → MELRGKKLIILGERDGVPAHTIEQAIDGLGADVVYSNTQCFVUTAAGAVDLEVQGRIKQLAEEHGREALAVLLGAPTPDAALIQFETVTRGDPTYAGPLAGIALELPAYHVFEPEFRALIPPARYEELIETLELGLESDAIREALVQARSS, encoded by the coding sequence ATGGAGCTTCGCGGGAAGAAACTCATCATCCTGGGCGAGCGGGACGGGGTGCCCGCCCACACGATCGAGCAGGCGATCGACGGCCTGGGCGCGGACGTGGTCTACTCGAACACTCAGTGCTTCGTTTGAACCGCCGCCGGAGCGGTGGACCTTGAGGTTCAAGGTCGAATCAAGCAGCTCGCCGAAGAGCACGGGCGTGAGGCGCTGGCGGTGCTTCTCGGGGCGCCGACCCCGGACGCCGCGCTGATCCAGTTCGAAACCGTGACGCGCGGCGATCCGACCTACGCCGGGCCGCTCGCCGGAATCGCGCTCGAGCTGCCCGCCTATCACGTCTTCGAGCCCGAGTTCAGGGCGCTGATCCCTCCCGCGCGCTACGAGGAGCTGATCGAGACCCTGGAGCTGGGGCTCGAATCGGACGCGATCCGCGAAGCGCTCGTCCAGGCGCGCTCCTCTTGA
- the grdC gene encoding glycine/sarcosine/betaine reductase complex component C subunit beta has protein sequence MSSATPVVRAASTVLIHTPGMVRYGSKPAREIAAKPAKLEELYRRLRSPREAQSYLPNLVFVGARGADALRETPRPWFRRSEEPREEAFGEMVDEARFLALLALADPFKHVCLLDRFWGDLAATPAEAMIRGDFPASEPPLADAATLRARIESGGGLPLFAGASPDPVGWIADGHPEDASLSASVLLENLCGKVSAALAVNGLFTGDGRLGKSEVDLVLGCSEEAVGDRYQRGGGNLAKAIAELAGCEKASGFDIKDFCAAPIPAIVTAAALVQAGVAQNVVVAGGSSLPKLGMKFLYHLDKQMPVLEDVQAAVAVWIGRDDGHSPVVNLDSVGRHPVSAGASLDQQLRNLVLEPLERLGLEPSAIDKFVTELHNPEVTIPANGGDVAERNYRMLGAVLAKAGKIARSEIAPFVEQKGLPGYAPTQGHIASALCYVPHALRGLTRGSLRRCLLFARASLFLGQMTQLSDGMSVLLERHP, from the coding sequence ATGTCGAGCGCAACCCCCGTCGTCAGGGCGGCAAGCACCGTCCTCATCCATACGCCTGGGATGGTGCGTTACGGCTCGAAGCCGGCGCGCGAGATCGCGGCGAAGCCGGCGAAGCTGGAAGAGCTTTACCGAAGGCTTCGCTCCCCGCGGGAGGCGCAGAGCTATCTTCCCAACCTGGTGTTCGTGGGGGCCCGAGGCGCCGACGCGCTGCGCGAGACTCCGCGCCCGTGGTTTCGCCGCAGCGAGGAGCCGCGGGAGGAGGCCTTCGGCGAGATGGTCGACGAGGCCCGCTTTCTCGCGCTGCTCGCGCTCGCCGACCCTTTCAAGCACGTTTGCCTTCTCGATCGCTTCTGGGGGGACCTGGCGGCGACGCCCGCAGAGGCGATGATTCGCGGGGACTTTCCCGCCTCGGAGCCCCCCCTCGCCGATGCGGCCACGCTGAGAGCCAGGATCGAGAGCGGCGGCGGCCTCCCGCTCTTTGCGGGCGCGAGCCCCGATCCGGTAGGCTGGATCGCCGACGGGCACCCCGAGGACGCGTCGCTTTCCGCCTCGGTCCTGCTCGAGAACCTCTGCGGCAAGGTCTCGGCCGCGCTCGCGGTCAACGGCCTGTTCACGGGCGACGGCCGGCTCGGGAAAAGCGAGGTTGACCTCGTGCTCGGCTGCTCAGAAGAGGCGGTCGGCGACCGCTACCAGCGCGGAGGGGGGAATCTTGCCAAGGCGATCGCGGAACTCGCCGGTTGCGAGAAGGCTTCGGGATTCGACATCAAGGACTTCTGCGCCGCGCCGATTCCCGCGATCGTCACTGCCGCGGCGCTGGTGCAGGCCGGGGTCGCGCAAAACGTGGTCGTTGCCGGCGGCTCGTCGCTGCCCAAGCTCGGCATGAAGTTCCTCTACCATCTGGACAAGCAGATGCCGGTGCTCGAAGACGTGCAGGCCGCGGTCGCCGTCTGGATCGGCCGCGACGACGGCCACAGCCCCGTGGTCAACCTCGACTCGGTCGGCCGCCATCCGGTATCCGCGGGCGCTTCACTCGATCAGCAGCTCAGGAATCTCGTCCTCGAGCCGCTCGAACGGCTCGGCCTCGAGCCGTCGGCGATTGATAAGTTTGTCACGGAGCTGCATAATCCCGAGGTAACGATCCCGGCCAACGGCGGGGATGTCGCCGAACGCAATTACCGGATGCTCGGCGCGGTGCTGGCCAAGGCGGGGAAGATTGCCCGGAGCGAAATCGCGCCGTTCGTGGAACAGAAAGGGCTGCCGGGATATGCGCCAACGCAGGGCCACATCGCCTCCGCCCTGTGCTACGTGCCGCACGCCCTGCGGGGGCTGACCCGAGGGAGCCTCCGGCGTTGCCTGCTCTTTGCGCGGGCGAGCCTGTTTTTGGGACAGATGACGCAGCTGAGCGACGGGATGTCGGTTCTGCTGGAGCGGCATCCCTGA
- a CDS encoding glycine/sarcosine/betaine reductase component B subunit, which translates to MRLELADYPVHEIRRGKRFHYAAGVLEIDEGALESTLLGDERLERASLAVVRPGERVRITGIRDVVEPRVKVSGSGQVFPGILGPVEGVGAGRTHRLSGMAVTAAAAYEGTVRAGLGVQRSALLDMWGPGAESSKFGRLLHLVLIMRLRERLSELDAHAAIQRAELEVARRLAEATIGAKPAGVEIFDLSERRAGLPNVALIQGCLTDDHNPHSGVSYYGMPIRESLATLVHPNELLDGAVAVNATRCIAYFPVTWDWQNHPLMLRLCREHGRRLNFAGMILQRIRYETFHGKEVIAHNAAQLAAATGADGALVAWLGSGNAFVDVMLTLRACERLGIRTVLVTYEYGGKDGIDSPLLFYLPEADATVSTGSRDRWLELDEAERVVGPYEEVRILSYPGAPVADARGRLTLDARDMIVGGVDNWGGEKWICKAY; encoded by the coding sequence ATGCGACTCGAGCTGGCCGACTACCCCGTTCACGAAATCCGCCGCGGAAAGCGATTCCATTACGCCGCCGGCGTCCTGGAGATCGACGAAGGCGCTCTGGAAAGCACGCTGCTCGGCGACGAGCGCCTCGAGCGGGCTTCTCTGGCTGTGGTCCGCCCCGGCGAACGGGTCCGGATCACCGGCATCCGCGACGTCGTCGAGCCGCGCGTGAAGGTTTCAGGAAGCGGGCAGGTCTTCCCGGGCATCCTGGGGCCGGTGGAGGGCGTGGGCGCGGGCCGAACGCACCGCCTTTCGGGAATGGCGGTAACCGCCGCCGCGGCTTACGAGGGGACCGTGAGGGCCGGGCTCGGCGTACAGCGAAGTGCGCTACTCGATATGTGGGGGCCGGGGGCCGAGAGCTCGAAATTCGGGCGGCTGCTTCACCTGGTGCTCATCATGCGGCTGCGCGAGAGGCTTTCCGAGCTGGACGCCCACGCGGCGATTCAGCGGGCGGAGCTCGAGGTCGCACGCCGACTCGCGGAAGCGACGATCGGGGCAAAGCCGGCGGGCGTCGAGATCTTCGACCTGTCCGAGCGGCGCGCCGGTTTGCCGAACGTCGCCCTGATCCAGGGTTGCCTGACCGACGACCACAACCCGCATTCGGGGGTGAGCTATTACGGCATGCCGATACGGGAGTCGCTCGCCACGCTGGTCCATCCCAACGAGCTGCTCGACGGCGCCGTCGCCGTCAACGCGACGCGCTGCATCGCCTATTTTCCGGTCACGTGGGACTGGCAGAACCATCCGCTGATGCTGCGGCTCTGCCGCGAGCACGGCCGCCGGTTGAATTTCGCCGGGATGATCCTGCAGCGCATTCGCTACGAAACGTTTCACGGCAAGGAAGTGATCGCGCACAACGCCGCCCAGCTCGCCGCCGCGACCGGCGCGGATGGCGCCCTGGTAGCGTGGCTGGGTTCGGGCAACGCCTTCGTCGACGTCATGCTGACGTTGCGCGCGTGCGAGCGACTTGGCATCAGGACCGTTCTGGTGACCTACGAGTACGGCGGCAAGGACGGCATCGACTCGCCGCTGCTCTTCTACCTGCCGGAGGCGGACGCCACGGTGAGCACGGGCAGCCGCGACCGCTGGCTCGAGCTGGACGAGGCGGAGAGGGTCGTGGGGCCGTACGAAGAGGTCCGCATCCTGAGCTATCCCGGCGCGCCCGTGGCGGACGCCCGAGGTCGTTTGACGCTGGACGCGCGCGACATGATCGTCGGCGGCGTGGACAACTGGGGCGGGGAAAAATGGATTTGCAAAGCGTATTAG
- a CDS encoding glycine/betaine/sarcosine/D-proline family reductase selenoprotein B: MIHVVHVVNQFFAGIGGEAKADLPVGKLEGAAGAARGLQGQLTGGAEILCTIYYGDNYFHEHRDEALAAIVEAVRSLGPHVVVAGPAFNAGRYGVSCVEIGNAVSAALQIPCVTAVHEENPAVATYREFANPRLFCLRTAETAAGMTEALKAMARLALRLGRGEAIGPAAEEGYIPRGIRRLETTDCTGAERAVEMLLAKLAGKPFATEIPVEAWEETPPAPPLERLRDRKIAVITTSGVVPWGNPDRFKTYRNTHWRKYSFAELKALESGKWEAIHGGYNVVYMNGNPHYGMPLDALRALEAEGAIGPGKLYPAYYVIPGNQGSPSVMRRVGREIAADMKRDGVEGVLLVATUGTCTRSGAVISKELEREGLPVAMVTAMYPVAEQVRANRIVKGVSIPHPCGDPSLPAELDARLRLQIVRTALSALEAPVDRPTIFSPGAAGEAPGQR; encoded by the coding sequence ATGATCCACGTGGTCCACGTCGTCAATCAGTTCTTTGCCGGGATCGGCGGCGAAGCGAAGGCGGACCTGCCCGTCGGAAAGCTCGAAGGCGCCGCGGGCGCGGCCCGGGGTCTTCAGGGGCAGCTCACGGGCGGGGCTGAAATCCTCTGCACGATCTACTATGGCGACAACTACTTTCATGAGCATCGAGACGAGGCGCTTGCGGCGATCGTGGAGGCGGTCCGCTCGCTCGGGCCGCACGTCGTCGTCGCCGGGCCGGCCTTCAACGCGGGCCGCTACGGCGTGAGCTGCGTCGAGATCGGCAACGCGGTTTCGGCGGCGTTGCAAATCCCCTGCGTGACCGCCGTGCACGAGGAGAATCCGGCGGTTGCGACCTATCGGGAATTCGCCAACCCGCGCCTTTTCTGCCTCCGCACGGCCGAAACGGCGGCGGGAATGACGGAGGCACTGAAAGCGATGGCGCGGCTCGCGCTCCGCCTCGGGCGAGGGGAGGCAATCGGTCCGGCGGCCGAGGAGGGCTATATCCCGCGCGGCATCCGCCGGCTCGAAACGACCGACTGCACCGGGGCGGAACGCGCCGTCGAAATGCTGCTCGCCAAGCTCGCCGGAAAGCCGTTCGCGACCGAGATCCCGGTCGAGGCATGGGAAGAGACACCACCCGCGCCGCCGCTCGAGCGCCTCCGGGACCGGAAGATCGCCGTGATCACCACGAGCGGCGTGGTTCCATGGGGCAATCCGGATCGCTTCAAGACCTATCGCAACACGCACTGGCGGAAGTACAGCTTCGCCGAGCTCAAGGCGCTCGAAAGCGGCAAATGGGAAGCGATTCACGGCGGATACAACGTCGTCTACATGAACGGCAATCCCCACTACGGCATGCCGCTCGACGCGCTGCGCGCGCTCGAGGCCGAGGGCGCGATCGGGCCGGGAAAGCTCTATCCCGCCTATTACGTTATCCCGGGAAACCAGGGCTCGCCGTCCGTCATGCGCCGGGTCGGGCGGGAGATCGCCGCCGACATGAAAAGGGACGGCGTCGAAGGCGTTCTCCTGGTCGCCACCTGAGGGACCTGCACTCGCAGCGGCGCTGTGATCAGCAAAGAGCTCGAAAGAGAGGGCCTTCCGGTGGCGATGGTCACCGCCATGTATCCCGTCGCCGAACAGGTGAGAGCCAACCGAATCGTGAAGGGGGTGAGCATCCCTCATCCGTGCGGCGATCCGAGCCTGCCGGCCGAACTCGACGCGCGTCTGCGCCTGCAAATCGTCCGGACGGCGCTTTCCGCGCTCGAAGCTCCGGTGGACAGGCCGACGATCTTTTCGCCAGGCGCCGCCGGGGAGGCCCCCGGTCAGCGGTAG